One part of the Ursus arctos isolate Adak ecotype North America unplaced genomic scaffold, UrsArc2.0 scaffold_14, whole genome shotgun sequence genome encodes these proteins:
- the DCAF15 gene encoding DDB1- and CUL4-associated factor 15 has product MAPSSKSERNSGAGSGAGGPGGAGGKRAAGRRREHVLKQLERVKISGQLSPRLFRKLPPRVCVSLKNIVDEDFLYAGHIFLGFSKCGRYVLSYTSSSGDDDFSFYIYHLYWWEFNVHSKLKLVRQVRLFQDEEIYSDLYLTVCEWPSDASKVIVFGFNTRSANGMLMNMMMMSDENHRDIYISTVAVPPPGRCAACREASRAHPGDPSAQCLRHGFMLHTKYQVVYPFPTFQPAFQLKKDQVVLLNTSYSLVACAVSVHAAGESSFCQILYDHTTSPPAPPSPPGPQSPEVPPALPSPCPEAAPARPPGAPEPSPAIAKAKEFVADIFRRAREAKGGTLEEARPPPCPGPSGSRCRLPSGPLAPGGEVVPRDSPPAAEAPAPEPGYVNYTKLYYVLGSSEGTEPEDEFEDDKISLPFVVTDLRGRNLRPMRERAAVQGQYLTVEQLTLDFEYVINEVIRHDATWAHQFCSFSDYDIVILEVCPETNQVLINIGLLLLAFPSPTEEGQLRPKTYHTSLKVAWDLNTGIFVTVSVGDLTEVKGQTSGSVWSSYRKSCVDMVMKWLVPESSGRYVNRMTNEALHKGCSLKVLADSERYTWIVL; this is encoded by the exons atCAGTGGGCAGCTCTCCCCTCGCCTCTTCCGGAAGCTGCCGCCCAGGGTCTGCGTCTCCCTCAAGAACATTGTGGACGAGGACTTTCTCTACGCAGG aCACATCTTCCTGGGCTTTTCCAAGTGCGGTCGTTACGTTCTTTCATACACCAGCAGCAGCGGGGACGATGACTTCTCCTTCTACATCTACCATCTGTACTGGTGGGAGTTCAACGTCCACAGCAAGCTCAAGCTG GTCCGGCAGGTGCGGCTCTTCCAGGACGAGGAGATCTACAGCGACCTGTACCTGACCGTGTGCGAATGGCCCAGCGATGCCTCCAAGGTCATCGTCTTCGGCTTCAA CACCCGCTCGGCCAATGGGATGCTCATGAACATGATGATGATGAGTGACGAGAACCACCGGGACATCTACATCAGCACTGTGGCGGTGCCGCCGCCGGGCCGCTGCGCCGCCTGCCGGGAAGCCAGCCGGGCCCATCCAG GCGACCCGAGCGCGCAGTGCCTGCGGCACGGCTTCATGCTGCACACCAAGTACCAGGTGGtctaccccttccccaccttccagCCCGCCTTCCAGCTCAAGAAGGACCAGGTGGTGCTGCTGAACACCAGCTACTCCCTGGTGGCCTGTGCCGTCTCCGTCCACGCGGCAG GCGAGAGCAGCTTCTGCCAAATCCTGTATGACCacaccacctcccctccggccccccccagcccccctgggccccagagccccgaggtgccccctgccctccccagcccctgccccgaAGCGGCTCCCGCCCGGCCCCCTGGGGCCCCCGAGCCCTCGCCCGCCATCGCCAAAGCCAAGGAGTTTGTGGCCGACATCTTCCGCAGGGCCAGAGAGGCCAAGGGGGGTACCTTGGAGGAGGCCCGGCCGCCCCCCTGCCCGGGGCCCTCGGGCAGCCGCTGCCGTCTGCCCTCAGGGCCCCTGGCCCCAGGCGGGGAGGTGGTACCCCGAGATAGCCCCCCTGCGGCGGAGGCGCCAGCCCCGGAGCCCGGCTACGTCAACTACACCAAGCTGTATTATGTGCTGGGGTCCAGCGAAGGGACAGAACCGGAGGATG AGTTTGAGGATGACAAGATCTCCTTGCCCTTCGTGGTGACCGATCTCCGTGGGCGCAACCTGCGGCCCATGCGGGAGCGGGCTGCCGTCCAG GGTCAGTACCTGACGGTGGAGCAGCTCACACTGGACTTTGAATACGTCATCAACGAGGTCATCCGCCATGACGCCACCTGGGCCCACCAGTTTTGTTCCTTCAGTGACTATGACATTGTCATCCTGGAG GTCTGCCCGGAAACCAATCAAGTCCTCATCAACATTGGCCTGCTGCTGCTGGCATTCCCGTCCCCCACTGAGGAGGGCCAGCTCCG aCCAAAGACCTATCACACCAGCCTCAAGGTGGCATGGGACCTCAACACCGGCATCTTCGTGACAGTCAGTGTAGGCGACCTCACCGAGGTCAAGGGGCAGACCAG CGGCAGTGTCTGGAGCTCATACCGCAAGAGCTGCGTGGACATGGTCATGAAGTGGCTGGTGCCCGAGAGCAGCGGCCGCTACGTCAACAGGATGACCAACGAGGCGCTGCACAAAG GGTGCTCACTGAAGGTTCTGGCAGACAGTGAGCGATACACATGGATTGTGCTGTGA